One Legionellales bacterium genomic window, CTGAAGAAAATTTTTCAGTAACCGTTAAAATGTCAGAAATACTTGCATCAGCAATATTGATATATTTTAGGAGTTTTTTCTTTCCTTCATGTGTCTCTAATTGTGCAAGACTTCTACTTAGATTTATTCTATTGAATGCTGGAAGAACGACCAAATCTTTTTGAAACCAATCAAAGATAGAAGCAAGTTGTTCGCTGTTAAGTTGCACCGCCGTAGACAAAAAAAGTGCATTATCTCGAGTTGAATCTTTCCATAATTGTTTTTGCCCAGTGAATAACGTACTAAATTTCCACAAATAACTATTTTTCTTTTTATCATAAACACGATGAAACCATTGTTGCATACGTCCAAATGGATAAGCGAATAACCATTCTTCATGAATATGGCGTTTATCCAATTCAAATCCATATTGATAGCGCACTTTATTCTTGATAAAAGTCACTTCAAACTTACTTGGCTTAGACAAATACTCTTTATCAAAAAGAAAGCTATCTACAGAAATGTCTTCCCCTTTTTGCAATTCTTTGGTTGAAGATAAAATAAATTCTCGCATGAAATGTAATGCTCGAATTAAGTTACTTTTTCCTGCTGCATTCGCTCCATAAATAACCGCCGTGTGAACTAGCTCTAACTTCGCATCGGAATCTGCGGGGCTCACATTGGTAGGCAGCTCTTTACCTGTACTAGCAACCATGCTTAGTACTTGTGGTTCTCGAACAGACCGATAATTACTTAATCGAAACTCTACGAGCATTTAAAACACCTATCTAACATATTTTAAAGTTAATTTTTGCATATTTATCACAAATACTCAACATAAAATATGTCAGTATGCCATTTTTAGTGATAACAATACGTTAGAAAGAGATCGCCGGTCGAGGTTGTCCATGTTCGTCGATGGCGACATAAATAAATGTGCCTTCGGTGACTTTATGGAGGTCGTTACCATCGCCAGGAGTAGCCCAGGCTTCAATATTGATGGTCATTGAGGTGCGACCTGTTTTAATCAGCTCGGCATAGCAACTGACAACATCGCCAATTTTGACGGGGCGAATAAAGGTCATCGCATGAATGGCTACCGTAACAATGCGACCACCACTCACTCGCTTAGCTAAAATTCCGCCACCTAAATCCATTTCTGACACTAACCACCCACCAAAAATATCACCATTGGCATTGGTGTCGCAGGGCATGGCTAAGGTTCTTCCTACTAATTCACCAGCAGGATGAGGGCAGGATGTCATAATGAATTTTCTCCTTAGGCTTAAACCTTAGTGATGGGTAGCGTAATTTGGGCGTGATAACAATGCTATTTTGCTTTGCGTATTTCGTTGAGCTTGGCGCTCAAGCACACGATCTACTATCAGCATAGCGAATTGATAACACGCCCAAAAATAATTCAGCCTTATTCTTCGGCAAAGTTCTTTTCAACGAAATCCCAATTCACTAATTTCCAAAACGTTTCGACGTATTTAGGACGCGCATTGCGATAGTCGATATAATAAGCATGTTCCCAAACATCGCAGGTGAGTAAGGCTTTTTTATGTTCGGTCATGGGCGTGCCGGCATTGCTGGTGCTGATTAATTCTAAACTGCCTTGTTTATTTTTAACTAACCATGCCCAGCCTGAACCAAATGTTCCAATTGCGGTTTTATTAAAGGATTCTTGAAATTTTTCAAACGATCCAAAGGTTTTATTGATGGCTTCCAACAGTGCACCGCTGGGTTTGCCTTTGCCTTCTGGCGTTAAACAATGCCAAAAAAACGTATGATTCCAAATTTGCGCCGCATTGTTAAATACGCCACCGGTCGATTTCATGATAATTTCTTCTAAGGTTAATCCTTCGTAATTGGTGCTGGGGATTAAATTATTTAAATTATTGACGTAGGCTTGATGGTGTTTGCCATAATGATATTCTAATGTTTCTTTGGATAAATGCGGTTCCAATGCATTCATTGGATAGGGTAGAGGGGGTAATTCAAATGCCATGATAGTGCTCCTATTTTTTACTAAATGAATGAAAATAAGTTAGCTAAAGAGTTTACGTAGACGAGTCTTGCAACGCAAGTCTTGAATTACCATCTTAACATATCCGTGCGATTGGAGAGGTGACAAGATAAAACAATGTCGGTAAACTAAGTTTCTTTTTTACCGGTAAAGAGTATTTCTCATGAGTATTATCGACGACATTCAACAACAAATTGCTAATAATAATATTATTCTCTACATGAAAGGCAGCCCACAAATGCCGCAGTGTGGTTTCTCAGCACGCGCCGTGCAAGTGCTCAACGCCTGTGGCGAAAAATATGCATTCATCGATATTTTGCAACATCCCGAAATTCGCCAACAATTGCCACTTTATTCTAACTGGCCGACCTTTCCGCAATTGTATATCAAAGGCGAACTCATTGGCGGTTCCGATATCATGGCTGAATTATACGAGCAAGGCGAATTACAGGAATTAATTAAGAAAGCGGTGACTGAATAACTCAAGGACTGATTGAATATACGTGTAAGCTGTTCTATAATTGCCCAACTTTTGAAAATAATAATAACAAAGAAGGTAGTGGCTTATGCCCGGAACAGCTCCATTATTTAAAACTGACACGTCAAATGCAAAAACGCCCGACCAACTGGACAAGCATACTAGTTTAAGTTGGTGGGAGGGTGCGAAAAATTGGTTAGGTGGTCGAGCCAAACAAGTCACTGAGGCATTTTTTTCATCCAAGGCTCAAAAAAAGCAGCAAAAGAATCGAGCGGCTATTATTAGCGAATATAGTCAGCGGATAAAGGATGCGCAAAAACAAGAAGCAGCACAGCAGCACACCCGGGAAAAACTTCAAGGTGTTGATGTGCAGGAAATTTGTCCGCCGAACACGACGTTAACATTATTTAGTACTTTCCAGAATAAAATCCCCAATGATATCGATAAAGCCTATGATCCCTTATTTGGAATTTGTGCTTCACCGGCGAGTTCGCTTTATTGGGAGGCGCTCTATTGTTTAAAAACATTAATAGGCGTGGATAAATTAACCGCGCTGACATTCGGCTTGGCAGTGCAGTATCTAGAAAGCGCCTATGTTCACTTATGCCAGAAAGGCGATTTTATTGCCAATCAAACGATAAGTCAGACTATGAATCTCTTGATGTTTTCTGACACGCGTGTCGGATGTTTTGAGCAGATTGATATTCCTATTTTCCAAAGATTGATGAAATGCGCAGATCGCAGTAGC contains:
- a CDS encoding ATP-binding protein, with the protein product MVASTGKELPTNVSPADSDAKLELVHTAVIYGANAAGKSNLIRALHFMREFILSSTKELQKGEDISVDSFLFDKEYLSKPSKFEVTFIKNKVRYQYGFELDKRHIHEEWLFAYPFGRMQQWFHRVYDKKKNSYLWKFSTLFTGQKQLWKDSTRDNALFLSTAVQLNSEQLASIFDWFQKDLVVLPAFNRINLSRSLAQLETHEGKKKLLKYINIADASISDILTVTEKFSSDKIPKDIPDNIKEKIKHDLSGKDILTKLEFIHPDNTSLDFEEESHGTQKFFGFAGYWVDALENKKVVVVDELDNSLHPLAVRFLINLISDPEVNQNKSQLIFTTHDTSLLDSNLFRRDQVWFVEKDQYNSTQLYPLLDFSPRKDEAIGRGYLQGRYGALPYIGNWSF
- the yciA gene encoding acyl-CoA thioester hydrolase YciA, which translates into the protein MTSCPHPAGELVGRTLAMPCDTNANGDIFGGWLVSEMDLGGGILAKRVSGGRIVTVAIHAMTFIRPVKIGDVVSCYAELIKTGRTSMTINIEAWATPGDGNDLHKVTEGTFIYVAIDEHGQPRPAISF
- a CDS encoding superoxide dismutase [Fe] (SodB; iron binding; present under aerobic and anaerobic conditions; destroys free radicals); this encodes MAFELPPLPYPMNALEPHLSKETLEYHYGKHHQAYVNNLNNLIPSTNYEGLTLEEIIMKSTGGVFNNAAQIWNHTFFWHCLTPEGKGKPSGALLEAINKTFGSFEKFQESFNKTAIGTFGSGWAWLVKNKQGSLELISTSNAGTPMTEHKKALLTCDVWEHAYYIDYRNARPKYVETFWKLVNWDFVEKNFAEE
- the grxD gene encoding Grx4 family monothiol glutaredoxin, with the protein product MSIIDDIQQQIANNNIILYMKGSPQMPQCGFSARAVQVLNACGEKYAFIDILQHPEIRQQLPLYSNWPTFPQLYIKGELIGGSDIMAELYEQGELQELIKKAVTE